The Vibrio tarriae genome includes a window with the following:
- the aroA gene encoding 3-phosphoshikimate 1-carboxyvinyltransferase: MESLTLQPIELISGEVNLPGSKSVSNRALLLAALASGTTRLTNLLDSDDIRHMLNALTKLGVNYRLSADKTTCEVEGLGQAFHTTQPLELFLGNAGTAMRPLAAALCLGQGDYVLTGEPRMKERPIGHLVDALRQAGAQIEYLEQENFPPLRIQGTGLQAGTVTIDGSISSQFLTAFLMSAPLAQGKVTIKIVGELVSKPYIDITLHIMEQFGVQVINHDYQEFVIPAGQSYVSPGQFLVEGDASSASYFLAAAAIKGGEVKVTGIGKNSIQGDIQFADALEKMGAQIEWGDDYVIARRGELNAVDLDFNHIPDAAMTIATTALFAKGTTAIRNVYNWRVKETDRLAAMATELRKVGATVEEGDDFIVITPPTKPIHAAIDTYDDHRMAMCFSLVALSDTPVTINDPKCTSKTFPDYFDKFAQLSR; encoded by the coding sequence ATGGAAAGCTTGACTCTACAACCGATTGAACTCATCTCTGGGGAAGTGAATCTTCCCGGTTCCAAAAGCGTTTCAAACCGTGCGCTCTTGCTGGCTGCGCTAGCCTCAGGCACGACTCGTCTTACTAACTTGCTCGATAGCGACGATATTCGCCATATGCTCAATGCTTTGACCAAGCTGGGCGTGAACTATCGCCTCTCGGCCGATAAAACCACCTGTGAAGTAGAAGGTTTGGGCCAAGCCTTTCACACGACTCAGCCATTAGAGCTGTTTTTAGGTAACGCAGGCACTGCAATGCGTCCGCTGGCGGCGGCGTTGTGTCTTGGACAAGGCGACTATGTACTGACTGGCGAACCGCGCATGAAAGAGCGCCCGATTGGCCACTTGGTGGATGCTCTTCGTCAAGCCGGCGCACAAATTGAGTATCTGGAGCAGGAAAACTTTCCGCCACTGCGTATTCAAGGGACGGGCTTACAAGCAGGAACGGTGACTATCGATGGTTCTATCTCTAGTCAGTTTTTGACCGCCTTTCTTATGTCGGCACCGTTGGCGCAGGGCAAAGTGACCATCAAGATCGTCGGCGAGCTGGTTTCTAAGCCTTACATCGACATTACACTGCACATCATGGAGCAGTTTGGTGTTCAGGTGATCAACCACGATTACCAAGAATTTGTGATCCCAGCGGGGCAATCTTATGTGTCTCCGGGGCAGTTCCTCGTCGAAGGTGATGCCTCTTCTGCTTCCTATTTCCTTGCTGCGGCTGCCATTAAAGGCGGTGAGGTAAAAGTGACCGGTATTGGTAAAAACAGCATCCAAGGGGATATTCAATTTGCGGATGCATTGGAAAAGATGGGCGCGCAAATTGAGTGGGGCGATGATTATGTGATTGCTCGCCGTGGTGAACTGAATGCGGTGGATCTCGATTTTAACCATATCCCAGATGCGGCGATGACGATTGCGACGACGGCACTTTTTGCCAAAGGTACCACGGCCATTCGTAACGTTTACAACTGGCGCGTAAAAGAGACGGATCGTTTGGCAGCAATGGCCACCGAATTGCGTAAAGTGGGCGCGACAGTCGAAGAGGGGGACGATTTCATTGTGATTACGCCTCCAACTAAGCCCATCCATGCGGCAATCGATACCTATGACGATCACCGTATGGCGATGTGTTTTTCTCTGGTTGCGTTGAGCGATACGCCAGTGACGATCAATGATCCGAAATGCACTTCAAAAACGTTCCCCGATTACTTTGATAAGTTTGCGCAATTAAGCCGCTAA
- the topA gene encoding type I DNA topoisomerase produces MGKSLVIVESPAKAKTINKYLGKDFIVKSSVGHVRDLPTAGQTATPTGKAAAASTKKASTTDKEQQKREKERAALIKKMGVDPYHGWQANYQILPGKEKVVAELQKLAKDADSVYLATDLDREGEAIAWHLREIIGGDEKRYKRVVFNEITKNAIQQAFKQPGELNMDGVNAQQARRFMDRVVGFMVSPLLWKKVARGLSAGRVQSVAVKLLVEREREIKAFVPEEFWDINADTLTADKQDFRLLVAQKDGLAFKPVNETQALAAVAALNKAQYEVCKREDKPTTSKPSAPFITSTLQQAASTRLGYGVKKTMMLAQRLYEAGYITYMRTDSTNLSAEAVENLRGYITKHYGEAYLPSQPNVYGSKQNAQEAHEAIRPSDVTVTADDLEGMEADAHKLYALIWNQFVACQMTPAQYDSTTVSVKAAEYTLKAKGRILKFDGWTRVQRPLGKNEDQILPPVKVGDSLKLVSLDPKQHFTKPPARYTEAALVKELEKRGIGRPSTYASIISTIQDRGYVKVDQRRFFAEKMGEIVTDRLDENFDDLMNYDFTARMEEKLDQIAEGEVNWTAVLDEFFADFSRDLETAEQDESLGGMKPNHIVMTNILCPTCSRPMGIRTASTGVFLGCSGYALPPKERCKTTINLGDEDGVINVLEEDVETAALRAKKRCPICETAMDAYLIDDKRKLHVCGNNPNCEGFIVEEGEFKVKGYEGPTVECDKCGSDMVLKNGRFGKYMGCTNDACKNTRKILKNGEVAPPKEEPVHFPELPCENSDAYFVLRDGASGLFFAASNFPKSRETRAPLVEELKRFAERLPEKYQYLTSAPAHDPDGLPAVVRFSRKEKEHYVRTETEGKPSGWMAVYQEGKWLVTDKRKNAK; encoded by the coding sequence ATGGGTAAATCACTCGTTATCGTCGAGTCGCCAGCCAAGGCTAAAACCATCAATAAGTACCTTGGTAAAGACTTTATCGTGAAATCCAGTGTGGGACACGTGCGTGATCTGCCTACAGCAGGGCAAACGGCCACACCGACCGGTAAAGCGGCGGCAGCATCGACTAAGAAAGCATCTACTACTGATAAAGAGCAGCAGAAGCGTGAAAAAGAACGCGCAGCGCTGATCAAAAAGATGGGTGTCGATCCGTATCACGGCTGGCAAGCCAATTACCAAATTCTGCCCGGTAAAGAGAAAGTGGTGGCTGAGCTGCAAAAGCTCGCAAAAGACGCTGACAGCGTTTATCTCGCAACCGACTTGGACCGCGAGGGAGAAGCCATCGCTTGGCACCTTCGTGAGATCATCGGTGGCGATGAAAAGCGATATAAACGAGTGGTATTTAACGAAATCACCAAAAACGCCATTCAGCAGGCTTTTAAGCAGCCTGGTGAACTGAATATGGATGGCGTGAACGCTCAACAAGCACGCCGTTTCATGGACCGCGTTGTGGGCTTTATGGTCTCGCCACTGCTGTGGAAAAAAGTGGCGCGAGGCCTTTCCGCTGGTCGTGTACAGTCTGTCGCCGTGAAACTTCTGGTTGAGCGTGAACGCGAAATCAAAGCATTTGTTCCGGAAGAATTTTGGGACATCAATGCCGATACCTTGACCGCAGACAAGCAAGATTTTCGCCTGTTGGTGGCCCAAAAAGACGGTTTAGCTTTCAAGCCCGTGAACGAAACGCAAGCCTTGGCGGCGGTTGCTGCGCTCAATAAAGCGCAGTACGAAGTGTGCAAACGCGAAGACAAACCGACCACCAGTAAACCGAGTGCGCCTTTCATTACGTCAACCCTGCAGCAAGCCGCGAGCACTCGCCTTGGCTATGGGGTGAAAAAGACCATGATGCTCGCTCAGCGCTTGTATGAAGCGGGTTACATCACCTATATGCGTACCGACTCAACCAACTTGAGTGCGGAAGCGGTCGAGAATCTGCGTGGCTACATCACCAAGCATTACGGTGAGGCGTATTTGCCAAGCCAGCCAAATGTGTATGGCAGCAAGCAAAATGCCCAAGAGGCGCACGAAGCGATTCGTCCTTCGGATGTGACTGTCACCGCCGACGATCTGGAAGGAATGGAAGCGGATGCACACAAGCTGTATGCCCTGATTTGGAATCAGTTTGTGGCCTGTCAAATGACACCTGCGCAATACGATTCCACGACAGTCAGTGTAAAAGCGGCAGAGTACACCCTGAAAGCGAAAGGTCGTATCCTCAAGTTTGATGGTTGGACTCGCGTACAGCGTCCGTTGGGTAAAAACGAAGATCAGATCCTGCCTCCGGTGAAGGTCGGTGATAGCCTAAAGCTCGTCAGCCTAGATCCGAAACAGCACTTTACCAAACCGCCAGCGCGTTACACGGAAGCGGCATTGGTGAAAGAGTTGGAAAAGCGTGGCATTGGTCGCCCATCGACGTATGCATCGATCATTTCGACCATTCAAGACCGTGGTTATGTGAAAGTCGATCAGCGCCGTTTCTTCGCGGAAAAAATGGGTGAAATTGTCACCGATCGTCTTGATGAAAATTTTGACGACTTGATGAACTACGACTTTACCGCACGTATGGAAGAGAAACTCGACCAAATCGCCGAAGGTGAAGTGAATTGGACAGCAGTACTGGATGAGTTCTTTGCTGATTTCAGTCGCGACCTCGAAACGGCGGAGCAAGATGAAAGCTTAGGTGGCATGAAGCCTAATCACATCGTGATGACCAACATTTTGTGTCCGACCTGTTCGCGCCCGATGGGGATTCGTACAGCATCGACTGGTGTGTTTTTAGGCTGTTCTGGCTATGCATTACCGCCGAAAGAGCGCTGCAAAACCACCATCAACTTAGGTGACGAAGATGGCGTGATCAACGTTCTCGAAGAGGATGTCGAAACCGCAGCATTGCGTGCTAAGAAGCGTTGCCCAATTTGTGAAACGGCGATGGATGCGTATCTGATTGACGATAAGCGTAAGCTGCATGTTTGTGGTAACAATCCGAACTGTGAAGGCTTTATCGTTGAAGAAGGCGAGTTCAAAGTCAAAGGTTATGAAGGCCCAACCGTCGAGTGTGACAAATGTGGCTCAGACATGGTGCTGAAAAATGGCCGCTTTGGTAAGTACATGGGTTGTACCAATGATGCTTGTAAAAATACGCGTAAGATCCTGAAAAATGGCGAAGTTGCGCCACCGAAAGAAGAGCCAGTGCATTTCCCTGAACTGCCTTGTGAAAATTCGGATGCGTATTTTGTGCTTCGTGATGGTGCATCAGGCCTGTTCTTTGCGGCGAGCAATTTCCCTAAATCGCGTGAAACGCGCGCGCCTTTGGTGGAAGAGTTGAAACGTTTTGCTGAGCGTTTGCCAGAAAAATACCAGTATCTGACTTCTGCACCCGCACATGACCCTGATGGCTTACCTGCGGTGGTGCGCTTCTCTCGTAAAGAGAAAGAGCATTACGTGCGTACCGAGACGGAGGGTAAACCTTCCGGTTGGATGGCGGTTTACCAA
- a CDS encoding YciN family protein, whose product MSHKKPITEFELLLIANQLIQDHECYIEGMRATQVEEKEGVLVFKGEYFLTEQGLPTEKTTAVFNMFKYLAHHLSPEFTLQK is encoded by the coding sequence ATGAGCCATAAAAAACCGATCACTGAATTTGAACTTTTACTGATTGCTAACCAGTTAATTCAAGATCATGAATGTTACATCGAAGGCATGCGTGCCACTCAAGTGGAAGAGAAAGAAGGCGTGTTAGTGTTTAAAGGTGAGTATTTCCTCACTGAACAAGGCCTTCCTACTGAGAAAACCACAGCGGTATTTAATATGTTTAAATATCTCGCTCATCATCTCTCACCGGAATTTACCCTACAAAAATAA